The following are from one region of the Bradyrhizobium sediminis genome:
- a CDS encoding GNAT family N-acetyltransferase, producing the protein MAALRKTPVALISDAAAFAIRGERSSDVAAREVLLDACFGANRHARTCQRLRDGYAPAEGLAFSATANGRLVGTVRLWHVGAGGKPALVLGPLAVDGACRELGIGAALMDHALAAAKARGHGAVILLGDAPYYARFGFSALKTGELALPGPFERDRLLGLELRDGALDSAWGMIVPSGAERQGAAGGKGP; encoded by the coding sequence ATGGCTGCTTTGCGGAAGACCCCCGTTGCCCTCATCTCCGACGCCGCTGCGTTCGCGATCCGCGGCGAGCGAAGCTCGGACGTCGCTGCGCGCGAAGTGCTGCTCGATGCCTGCTTTGGCGCCAACCGCCATGCCCGCACCTGTCAGCGCCTGCGCGACGGCTACGCGCCCGCCGAAGGCCTTGCCTTCTCGGCCACGGCGAACGGCAGGCTGGTTGGAACCGTGCGGTTGTGGCACGTCGGCGCCGGGGGCAAGCCAGCGCTGGTGCTCGGCCCGCTGGCGGTGGACGGCGCCTGCCGCGAACTCGGCATCGGCGCGGCATTGATGGACCACGCGCTGGCGGCGGCGAAAGCCCGCGGCCATGGCGCGGTGATCCTGCTCGGCGACGCGCCCTATTATGCCCGCTTCGGCTTCTCCGCCCTCAAGACCGGCGAACTGGCGCTGCCCGGCCCGTTCGAGCGCGACCGCCTGCTCGGCCTTGAACTGCGCGACGGCGCGCTCGACAGTGCCTGGGGCATGATCGTGCCGTCAGGCGCCGAAAGGCAAGGCGCGGCCGGCGGGAAAGGCCCGTAA
- a CDS encoding RidA family protein — protein sequence MPRRLISTGSPFEKTAGYSRAVIDGDFAFVAGTTGYDYATMTMPPDFTSQSRNCFKTIEAALKEGGFAMADIVRATYYITDIKDADAHFAVCGEVLGDIRPAATLLVVGGLYKPEMKVEIEVTAKRRT from the coding sequence ATGCCCCGCCGCCTGATTTCCACCGGTTCGCCGTTTGAGAAAACCGCCGGCTACAGCCGCGCCGTGATCGACGGCGATTTTGCCTTCGTGGCCGGCACCACCGGCTACGACTACGCCACCATGACGATGCCGCCGGATTTCACGAGCCAGTCACGCAACTGCTTCAAGACCATCGAAGCCGCCTTGAAAGAGGGCGGGTTCGCGATGGCCGACATCGTGCGGGCGACCTACTACATCACCGACATCAAGGACGCGGACGCCCATTTCGCGGTCTGCGGCGAAGTTCTCGGCGACATCCGCCCGGCCGCGACGCTTCTGGTGGTCGGCGGGCTCTACAAGCCCGAGATGAAGGTCGAGATCGAAGTCACCGCGAAGCGGCGCACCTGA
- a CDS encoding homospermidine synthase, which translates to MSPSAPIHAKISGPIVMIGFGSIGKGTLPLIERHFDYDKSRFVIIDPHEDGELAKQHGVRFIKQAVTRDNYREVLVPLLTAGGGQGFCVNLSVDTSSVDIMTMCREIGALYIDTVVEPWLGFYFDKNIGPEKRSNYALRESLLAAKHKSPGGPTAVSTCGANPGMVSWFVKQALLDIARDTNTPYNEPKSREGWGQLAHKLGIKGIHIAERDTQRSKKPKPMDVFVNTWSVEGFVSEGLQPAELGWGTHEKWVPHNAGIHNYGCGAAIYLLQPGANTRVRSWCPTPGAQYGFLVTHNESISIADYFTVREGSTVIYRPTCHYAYHPANDAVLSLHEIFGATGKMQEKWHILDENEIEDGIDELGVLLYGHAKNAYWYGSQLSIEETRKIAPYQNATGLQVSSAVLAGMVWALENPGAGIVEADEMDFHRCLEIQRPYLGPVKGFYTDWTPLSDRPGLFPEDIDTSDPWQFRNVLVR; encoded by the coding sequence ATGAGCCCGTCCGCGCCAATCCACGCGAAAATTTCCGGACCCATCGTCATGATCGGCTTCGGCTCGATCGGCAAAGGCACGCTGCCGCTGATCGAACGGCATTTCGACTATGACAAGTCGCGCTTCGTCATCATCGACCCGCATGAGGACGGCGAGCTCGCGAAACAGCACGGCGTGCGCTTCATCAAGCAGGCCGTGACCCGCGACAACTACCGCGAGGTGCTGGTGCCGCTGCTCACCGCCGGCGGCGGCCAGGGCTTTTGCGTCAACCTGTCGGTCGACACCTCGTCGGTCGACATCATGACCATGTGCCGCGAGATCGGCGCGCTCTACATCGACACCGTGGTGGAGCCGTGGCTCGGCTTCTACTTCGACAAGAATATCGGCCCGGAAAAGCGCTCGAACTACGCGCTGCGCGAATCCCTGCTCGCGGCCAAGCACAAGAGCCCGGGCGGGCCGACCGCGGTGTCCACCTGCGGCGCCAATCCCGGCATGGTGTCTTGGTTCGTCAAGCAGGCGCTGCTCGACATCGCGCGCGACACCAATACGCCTTACAACGAGCCGAAGAGCCGGGAGGGCTGGGGCCAGCTCGCCCACAAGCTCGGCATCAAAGGCATCCATATCGCCGAGCGCGACACCCAGCGCTCCAAGAAGCCGAAGCCAATGGACGTGTTCGTCAACACCTGGTCGGTGGAGGGCTTCGTCTCCGAGGGCCTGCAGCCGGCCGAGCTCGGCTGGGGCACCCATGAAAAGTGGGTGCCGCACAATGCCGGCATCCACAATTACGGCTGTGGTGCGGCGATCTATCTGCTGCAGCCCGGCGCCAACACCCGCGTGCGCTCCTGGTGTCCGACGCCGGGCGCGCAATACGGCTTTCTCGTCACCCATAACGAGTCGATCTCGATCGCGGATTACTTCACCGTTCGCGAGGGCAGCACCGTGATCTACCGCCCGACCTGCCATTACGCCTATCACCCCGCCAACGACGCGGTGCTGTCGCTGCACGAGATCTTCGGCGCCACCGGCAAGATGCAGGAAAAATGGCACATCCTCGACGAGAACGAGATCGAGGACGGCATCGACGAACTCGGCGTGCTGCTCTACGGCCACGCCAAGAACGCCTATTGGTACGGCTCGCAGCTCTCGATCGAGGAGACCCGGAAGATCGCGCCGTACCAGAACGCCACCGGGTTGCAGGTGTCCTCGGCGGTGCTCGCCGGCATGGTGTGGGCGCTGGAAAATCCCGGCGCCGGGATCGTCGAGGCCGACGAGATGGATTTCCACCGCTGCCTCGAAATCCAGCGGCCCTATCTCGGACCGGTGAAGGGTTTCTACACCGACTGGACGCCGCTCTCCGACCGGCCCGGCCTGTTCCCGGAAGACATCGACACGTCGGACCCCTGGCAGTTCAGGAACGTGCTGGTGCGTTGA